One window of the Syntrophorhabdaceae bacterium genome contains the following:
- a CDS encoding chemotaxis protein CheD, translated as MKAPRTELPLLYLQPGELYFSETPVRVATVLGSCVSVTMYCARLVIGSICHILLPRCRRKACIPNCEDAFRYADCSIKAMIAWFIDKGAYPAELEVKVFGGSDILVTGPDRRNVSVGKQNIEAARQALLREGLKLHASHIGGTSGRKIIFSTQTGEVLMKRIRKTVHIEEDLCRRQALKQEY; from the coding sequence GTGAAGGCGCCCCGGACGGAGCTGCCCCTCTTATACCTTCAGCCGGGGGAGCTCTATTTCTCCGAAACACCGGTACGGGTAGCCACCGTCCTCGGCTCCTGCGTTTCGGTAACCATGTACTGCGCCCGTCTTGTGATCGGAAGCATTTGCCATATCCTTCTGCCCCGGTGCCGCCGCAAAGCATGCATTCCAAATTGTGAGGATGCCTTCCGCTATGCGGACTGCTCCATTAAAGCGATGATCGCATGGTTCATCGATAAAGGGGCGTACCCGGCAGAGCTGGAGGTAAAAGTGTTCGGCGGGTCCGACATTCTCGTGACGGGTCCCGACAGGCGCAATGTATCCGTGGGAAAGCAGAATATAGAAGCCGCGAGGCAAGCCCTCCTTCGGGAAGGGCTCAAGCTCCACGCGAGCCATATCGGGGGAACCTCCGGGAGAAAAATCATATTTTCCACGCAGACAGGTGAAGTACTGATGAAGCGGATCAGAAAGACCGTGCATATAGAGGAGGACTTATGCCGGCGGCAGGCCTTAAAACAAGAATACTGA